In Polynucleobacter sp. MWH-S4W17, a genomic segment contains:
- a CDS encoding MmgE/PrpD family protein has translation MSHAIAAAADLNAPPVTKILAEFVNTHPSQGWTPEVEHEAHRTFLNWLGCAIGAANHESVESSLAAIREFQPAPQASILGRKDKVDMGGAALINGISSHTFDFDDTHLKTVIHPAGPVASAILALGEHIGANGRQMIDSLVLGIDVACRVGNAMYPDHYHRGWHITGSTGMLGSAAACSRLMSLDLQKTTMALGIAASQPVGMREQFGTMTKPFHPGGAARAGQLSALLAKHGFTASSKALEAGRGYMQTVSTKCDWSEIDRALGKSFEISLNTYKPFACGIVIHPAIDACAQLRAQGVKAEEVERIELRVHPLVLELTGKKTPKDGLEGKFSVYHGCAVGLMFGQAGEGEYADDIVNRPDVVALRAKVNATTDTSISEASVDVKAFLKDGKEVHIFVKNAIGSVENPMSDANLEQKFTSLAEPVIGNEKTRQLISALWKLGQAPDLKQILSLCTPD, from the coding sequence ATGTCTCACGCTATTGCTGCAGCAGCCGATCTCAATGCACCACCAGTCACCAAAATTTTGGCAGAGTTTGTTAATACTCACCCAAGCCAAGGATGGACTCCAGAGGTTGAGCACGAAGCGCATCGTACATTCTTAAACTGGCTTGGTTGTGCGATTGGCGCAGCCAATCATGAGAGCGTTGAATCGTCTTTAGCCGCTATTCGTGAATTTCAGCCAGCCCCACAAGCCAGCATTCTCGGTCGCAAAGATAAAGTAGATATGGGTGGAGCGGCTTTGATTAATGGTATTAGCTCACATACTTTTGACTTTGACGATACCCACCTCAAAACCGTGATTCATCCAGCTGGCCCAGTGGCTTCTGCAATCCTAGCCTTAGGCGAACACATTGGTGCCAATGGTCGCCAAATGATTGACTCTCTTGTTCTAGGCATTGATGTTGCCTGTCGAGTCGGTAATGCAATGTATCCAGATCACTACCATCGTGGCTGGCATATCACTGGCTCCACAGGGATGTTGGGTTCTGCTGCTGCATGTTCACGCTTAATGAGTCTTGATCTGCAAAAAACAACTATGGCTCTGGGTATTGCTGCCTCACAACCGGTTGGTATGCGCGAGCAATTTGGCACGATGACCAAACCCTTTCATCCGGGTGGCGCTGCACGTGCAGGTCAACTTTCTGCGTTGTTGGCAAAACATGGTTTTACTGCAAGCTCTAAAGCGCTTGAAGCGGGTCGTGGCTATATGCAAACCGTTTCTACTAAGTGTGACTGGTCAGAAATTGATCGTGCCCTTGGAAAATCTTTTGAGATTTCCCTAAATACCTATAAACCTTTTGCTTGCGGAATTGTGATTCACCCAGCCATTGATGCTTGCGCCCAATTACGCGCCCAAGGTGTCAAGGCAGAAGAGGTTGAACGCATTGAGTTGCGTGTTCACCCACTGGTACTGGAATTAACTGGCAAGAAAACACCTAAGGATGGACTGGAAGGCAAGTTCAGTGTGTATCACGGCTGTGCTGTAGGCTTGATGTTTGGTCAAGCAGGTGAAGGTGAATATGCAGATGACATCGTTAACCGTCCTGACGTTGTAGCTTTGCGCGCTAAGGTGAATGCGACTACCGATACTTCTATTAGTGAAGCATCTGTGGACGTTAAAGCCTTCCTTAAGGATGGCAAAGAAGTGCATATTTTCGTAAAGAATGCGATTGGTTCAGTAGAAAACCCAATGAGCGATGCAAACTTGGAGCAAAAATTTACAAGCTTGGCCGAGCCAGTGATTGGAAATGAGAAAACCCGTCAACTGATTTCCGCACTCTGGAAGTTAGGACAAGCGCCAGACCTCAAGCAAATCTTAAGCCTTTGCACTCCAGACTAA
- a CDS encoding D-2-hydroxyacid dehydrogenase family protein, whose amino-acid sequence MASLPNIVILGDYERALRRFSNWDKLDQQAKLTIYHEPLRDEALYEAVKDADAIAIVRDRSPFNEAMIARLPKLKFLMFTGERNGTLEAPALVSRNIPMACTPGGPSKETTAELTWALILGASKRLVEENKLIASGGWRDAFSLLPMLSGERLGIMGLGAIGSRVARVGAAFGMEVVAWSPRMTPERAAAENAKAVSLDELLKTSKVVSMHLVAGPGTKGLISADQLALMRVDSILINTSRAALINMPDLQKALSVGRPGQAAVDVFDVEPLPEKDALRNTPNLLVTPHLGFIAKPIFEAFSKGITETLEAWLENKPVPHPFKPQ is encoded by the coding sequence ATGGCTTCATTACCGAACATCGTTATTCTTGGGGATTATGAGCGCGCTCTACGTCGCTTCTCTAACTGGGATAAGTTAGATCAACAAGCTAAGCTCACCATCTACCATGAGCCTTTGCGTGATGAAGCCTTATATGAAGCAGTAAAAGATGCCGACGCAATTGCTATCGTAAGAGATCGCTCGCCCTTCAATGAGGCGATGATCGCGCGCTTACCAAAGCTCAAGTTTTTAATGTTTACTGGCGAACGCAATGGCACTCTTGAGGCGCCGGCCTTGGTTTCAAGAAACATTCCCATGGCTTGCACACCCGGTGGACCCTCCAAAGAAACTACCGCTGAGCTTACTTGGGCTTTGATTCTGGGTGCATCTAAGCGTCTGGTTGAAGAAAATAAACTGATTGCCTCTGGTGGCTGGCGCGATGCATTCTCTCTCCTGCCAATGCTTTCTGGCGAACGCTTAGGCATCATGGGTTTAGGCGCTATTGGCAGTCGTGTGGCGCGCGTTGGCGCCGCCTTTGGTATGGAGGTTGTAGCCTGGAGCCCGCGCATGACCCCAGAACGTGCAGCCGCTGAAAATGCAAAAGCCGTTAGCTTGGATGAGTTACTCAAAACCTCCAAAGTGGTATCCATGCATTTAGTAGCAGGTCCCGGAACTAAAGGATTGATTAGCGCCGATCAATTAGCACTCATGCGCGTAGATTCGATTCTGATCAATACCTCACGTGCTGCGCTCATTAATATGCCCGACCTCCAAAAGGCACTTTCCGTGGGTAGACCAGGACAAGCAGCAGTGGATGTATTTGATGTTGAACCCCTTCCTGAAAAAGATGCACTACGCAATACTCCCAATCTTTTGGTGACGCCTCATTTAGGCTTTATTGCTAAACCAATTTTTGAGGCTTTCTCAAAAGGCATTACAGAAACTCTCGAAGCATGGTTAGAAAACAAGCCTGTACCGCACCCCTTTAAGCCTCAATAA
- a CDS encoding chromate transporter encodes MSSLTPSQLFISFSKIGMSGFGGVLPWARRTLVERDKILTSEEFSAILGICQIVPGPNIVNLAVCVGSRFAGARGAAAAVLGLTLGPIAIVLLLAILYQHYSYLDTVKGLLRGISAVGVGLIASTGFKMLRDEFRFPLMLLVVVITICAVTYFHVGLGWVVLAVLPLALFLARKKALSS; translated from the coding sequence ATGAGTAGCCTAACGCCGTCACAGCTATTTATTAGTTTTAGCAAAATTGGTATGTCAGGCTTTGGTGGTGTGCTCCCTTGGGCTAGACGAACCCTAGTGGAGCGGGACAAAATTCTGACTTCCGAGGAATTTAGTGCCATCCTTGGTATTTGCCAGATCGTTCCAGGCCCCAATATTGTTAACCTCGCTGTTTGCGTTGGCTCTCGATTTGCGGGAGCAAGAGGGGCAGCAGCTGCAGTTCTTGGTCTGACCCTCGGACCAATTGCCATTGTGCTGTTACTCGCCATACTCTATCAACACTACAGCTATTTGGATACAGTAAAAGGACTATTGCGGGGCATCTCTGCAGTAGGCGTAGGTCTCATCGCTTCAACTGGTTTCAAGATGCTACGCGATGAGTTTCGCTTTCCTCTGATGCTGCTAGTAGTGGTCATCACCATCTGTGCAGTTACCTACTTTCATGTCGGTCTGGGTTGGGTTGTGCTTGCTGTTTTACCGCTGGCACTGTTCTTGGCACGTAAGAAAGCGCTTAGTTCATGA
- a CDS encoding chromate transporter, translating into MSMLFSVFLKLSAFSLVAFGGVNALLPELLNLAVYQEHWIDLQTFSDYFAIAQAAPGPNFMTVTLLGWHIYGVLGAFIATLAIAWPSSILIYFLQRFIMGIQDPIKKKSIQYAAAALAIGLVLSSAWQIAIQINHSAAAYALTLATIGFTLFTRWHPLYLIAIGGALGILGFI; encoded by the coding sequence ATGAGTATGCTTTTTAGTGTCTTTCTGAAACTATCCGCCTTCTCGCTTGTTGCGTTTGGCGGCGTGAATGCATTGCTACCAGAGTTGTTGAACTTAGCTGTCTATCAAGAGCATTGGATTGATCTGCAAACTTTTTCAGATTACTTTGCTATAGCGCAAGCAGCACCAGGCCCTAACTTTATGACTGTCACGCTATTAGGCTGGCATATTTATGGTGTACTGGGTGCATTTATTGCCACACTGGCAATTGCATGGCCCTCATCCATCCTGATTTATTTTTTGCAACGCTTTATTATGGGTATTCAAGATCCCATCAAGAAGAAATCTATTCAATACGCAGCGGCAGCACTAGCTATTGGGCTGGTTCTTTCTTCTGCATGGCAAATTGCTATTCAAATTAACCATAGCGCGGCAGCCTACGCCTTGACTCTTGCGACTATCGGCTTTACATTATTCACACGCTGGCACCCACTTTATCTCATTGCAATTGGCGGCGCTTTAGGAATTCTGGGTTTTATTTAA
- a CDS encoding tripartite tricarboxylate transporter substrate binding protein: protein MRLIQNFSVCLISLITLFSAAAFAQNNYPSKPINFIVPYGAGGGADSRSRQIAQKMSVILKQPIIVDNKPGAGGNIGTEFISRAAPDGYTIGMGNFAPMAVNKTLFGNLRYDPEADLTPIILIEKGPLVLVVNPSSPYKTVQEIVAAAKAKPGTLTFSSGGIGGSHQLSGELFKQSASIDMIHVPYKSGSAGLTDLMAGNVTMMFDQMYSAMPSIKADKLRPIAITSKKRSPLLPNIPTFAEAGYPKVEVLNWQGLIAPKGTPKAIIDKLNAAANEALRDPQLRELILSQGNEIGGGSPAEFASLIKAESAKWSAVVKTANIKPE from the coding sequence ATGCGACTCATTCAGAACTTTTCAGTCTGTTTAATAAGTCTAATTACCTTATTTTCTGCCGCTGCTTTTGCGCAAAATAACTACCCCAGCAAACCCATTAATTTCATTGTTCCTTATGGTGCCGGTGGTGGCGCAGACTCACGCAGTCGTCAGATTGCCCAAAAAATGAGTGTCATTCTCAAGCAACCCATCATCGTTGATAACAAACCGGGGGCTGGCGGCAACATTGGTACAGAATTCATTTCTAGAGCCGCTCCAGATGGCTACACCATTGGGATGGGCAACTTCGCGCCCATGGCTGTTAATAAAACGCTCTTTGGCAACTTGCGTTACGACCCAGAAGCAGATCTTACGCCTATCATTTTGATTGAAAAAGGGCCTCTGGTGCTGGTGGTCAATCCAAGCTCACCATATAAAACAGTACAAGAAATTGTTGCGGCCGCTAAAGCTAAGCCGGGTACTCTCACTTTCTCATCGGGCGGCATTGGAGGTAGCCATCAATTATCCGGTGAGCTCTTTAAACAAAGCGCTAGCATCGATATGATTCACGTACCGTATAAGAGTGGATCTGCTGGTTTAACCGATCTAATGGCCGGAAACGTCACCATGATGTTTGATCAAATGTATTCAGCGATGCCAAGCATCAAAGCCGATAAGTTACGCCCCATTGCTATTACTAGCAAGAAGCGCTCCCCTCTTCTACCGAACATACCTACTTTTGCTGAAGCTGGCTATCCCAAGGTTGAGGTTCTCAATTGGCAAGGCTTGATTGCGCCTAAGGGGACGCCAAAGGCTATCATCGATAAATTAAATGCCGCTGCAAATGAAGCGCTTAGAGATCCACAACTACGCGAACTCATACTCTCTCAAGGGAATGAGATTGGCGGAGGGAGTCCAGCTGAATTTGCCAGCCTGATTAAAGCTGAAAGTGCCAAATGGAGTGCTGTTGTAAAAACAGCTAATATCAAGCCGGAGTAA
- the crcB gene encoding fluoride efflux transporter CrcB, whose amino-acid sequence MWLPIFAIFFGAGFGALLRAGFNYATVGMASALPLGTFISNMVGGYLIGIAVAFFGNNPSLSPEWKLLVVTGFLGGLTTFSSFSAEVVGFMQRGEFTWALGTALLNLVGSLALTFLGILTYQAFK is encoded by the coding sequence ATGTGGCTTCCTATCTTTGCAATCTTTTTTGGAGCGGGCTTCGGCGCTTTATTAAGAGCTGGCTTTAATTACGCCACCGTAGGGATGGCTTCTGCGCTGCCATTGGGTACTTTTATATCGAATATGGTTGGCGGATACTTAATTGGGATTGCAGTTGCCTTCTTCGGTAACAATCCAAGCCTTTCTCCAGAGTGGAAGCTTTTAGTGGTCACTGGTTTCTTAGGAGGTTTGACTACCTTCTCAAGCTTTTCTGCTGAGGTGGTTGGCTTTATGCAGCGCGGGGAATTTACCTGGGCTTTGGGCACAGCCCTACTTAATCTAGTTGGCTCACTTGCGCTCACCTTTTTGGGGATCTTGACCTACCAGGCTTTTAAATAA
- the ygiD gene encoding 4,5-DOPA dioxygenase extradiol, producing MTSHRQPAIFAGHGSPMYAIEPNFYTAAWSALGKSLKRPDAILVISAHWVTRGVWVTAMAKPKTIHDFGGFPQALFDVQYPAPGSPALADRVQELLSVPVVLEENEWGIDHGAWSVLKYMYPNADVPIVQLSLDGAMSAREHYELAKELRPLRDENILILSSGNVVHNLRTIHWQEGAEPYPWAKEFNDFFASEMRANHHEALIDWEHFGDAAHLSIPTAEHYWPALYTLALQEAGEQAKIYTNGIEMSSISMLGFSIQ from the coding sequence ATGACTAGCCATCGCCAACCTGCAATATTTGCTGGCCATGGCAGTCCGATGTATGCCATAGAGCCCAACTTCTATACAGCGGCATGGTCAGCTCTTGGAAAATCATTAAAGCGTCCTGACGCGATATTGGTGATTTCAGCGCATTGGGTAACCCGAGGAGTTTGGGTTACTGCAATGGCTAAGCCAAAAACAATTCATGATTTCGGTGGCTTTCCGCAAGCACTGTTTGATGTTCAATATCCAGCTCCAGGTAGCCCTGCATTAGCTGATCGTGTGCAAGAATTATTGAGCGTCCCTGTCGTACTTGAAGAGAATGAATGGGGTATTGATCATGGCGCTTGGTCGGTTCTGAAATACATGTACCCCAATGCAGATGTGCCTATAGTGCAGTTGAGTCTCGATGGTGCGATGTCAGCACGTGAGCACTATGAGCTTGCTAAGGAATTACGCCCCCTGCGCGATGAAAATATTTTGATTTTATCTAGTGGTAATGTGGTGCACAACTTGCGCACCATTCATTGGCAAGAGGGTGCTGAGCCTTACCCATGGGCAAAAGAATTCAATGATTTTTTTGCTTCAGAAATGCGCGCCAATCATCATGAGGCATTGATTGACTGGGAGCATTTTGGTGATGCAGCACACCTATCTATTCCGACCGCAGAACATTATTGGCCAGCCTTGTATACCCTGGCCTTGCAGGAAGCGGGAGAGCAGGCCAAAATCTATACAAATGGAATTGAGATGAGTTCAATTAGCATGCTGGGTTTTTCAATTCAATAA
- a CDS encoding site-2 protease family protein has product MITDYSIQAVAINAIPLIFAITIHEAAHGYAARRFGDNTAYMLGRVSLNPAKHIDPVGTILIPLVLILTGSPFLVGYAKPVPVNFGRLRNPRIDSIWVALAGPGSNFIQAIIWAVFWVLVQGFGIDEPFLTSMAKAGVMWNIGLLVFNLFPLPPLDGGRILAGLLPARQSIALGRLEPWGFFIVLGLVFTGIIGTLWMEPLSSFFLGIINLLMTPLRMIF; this is encoded by the coding sequence ATGATTACTGACTATTCTATCCAAGCTGTCGCAATTAATGCGATTCCCCTAATTTTTGCCATCACTATCCATGAGGCAGCCCATGGCTACGCAGCCCGCAGGTTCGGCGACAACACCGCCTACATGCTGGGACGGGTGAGCCTCAATCCCGCTAAACACATAGACCCTGTGGGTACCATATTGATTCCACTCGTCTTAATTCTGACGGGGTCTCCTTTTTTGGTGGGGTATGCCAAGCCGGTACCGGTCAATTTTGGGCGACTCAGAAACCCCAGAATTGACTCGATTTGGGTTGCCTTAGCGGGACCGGGATCGAATTTCATACAGGCAATCATTTGGGCGGTCTTTTGGGTCCTGGTTCAGGGCTTTGGAATTGATGAGCCCTTCCTGACTTCAATGGCAAAAGCAGGTGTAATGTGGAATATCGGTTTACTAGTATTTAATCTGTTTCCACTACCACCCCTGGATGGTGGAAGAATTTTGGCTGGCCTTTTGCCAGCACGCCAATCCATCGCCCTGGGCAGATTAGAGCCATGGGGATTCTTTATTGTGCTCGGTCTAGTCTTTACTGGAATTATTGGCACCCTGTGGATGGAGCCCCTCAGCAGCTTTTTCCTGGGCATCATTAATCTCCTAATGACTCCCCTCAGAATGATTTTTTAA
- a CDS encoding cytochrome c: MKLQKFVLAGTATALAISAGAAFAQFQNADKAIEYRQSIMTVIGTHFGRIGAVVKGAAPYNKDDVSKNAEIVAMMSTLPWQAFGPGTEGGKAKPEVWSDNAKFKAAAEKMQLAVVDLNKAAQSGDLESIKKSFGAVGATCKGCHDDFKKK, translated from the coding sequence ATGAAACTACAGAAATTTGTTTTAGCAGGTACTGCAACTGCTTTAGCGATTAGCGCAGGCGCTGCATTTGCTCAATTTCAAAATGCAGATAAAGCAATTGAATATCGTCAAAGCATCATGACAGTCATTGGAACTCATTTCGGAAGAATTGGTGCTGTTGTTAAAGGTGCGGCACCCTATAACAAAGACGATGTGAGCAAAAATGCGGAGATCGTAGCAATGATGTCTACATTGCCTTGGCAAGCTTTTGGTCCTGGCACTGAAGGCGGCAAAGCAAAACCTGAGGTGTGGTCAGACAATGCGAAGTTCAAAGCTGCTGCAGAAAAAATGCAATTGGCTGTTGTTGATCTCAATAAAGCCGCTCAGTCAGGCGACTTAGAAAGTATTAAAAAATCTTTTGGTGCAGTAGGAGCAACCTGCAAAGGCTGCCATGATGACTTCAAAAAGAAATAA
- a CDS encoding cytochrome b/b6 domain-containing protein, producing the protein MKKIIRVWDLPIRLFHWLLVVCIVGSFVTINLGDEFIQWHAYFGYSILTLLIFRIVWGFVGSTHARFASFLPTKKAIFDYLSGSSPRVLGHNPIGAISVFALIFVLCVQVLTGLFVDDEVSFQGPLAKYVSGSISSFLSEIHEGNQVVIYTLIAIHIAAIWYYKKFKGENLIKPMISGDKEIDSSEEAKYLPTDLSRASKDGMLQRGFALLVLSVIAVVVGYLITK; encoded by the coding sequence ATGAAGAAAATTATTCGAGTCTGGGATCTACCAATCCGCTTATTTCATTGGTTGCTGGTGGTTTGTATAGTCGGTAGCTTTGTGACAATCAATCTAGGTGATGAATTCATTCAATGGCATGCTTATTTCGGTTACAGCATTTTGACCTTGTTGATCTTCAGGATTGTCTGGGGTTTTGTTGGGTCTACCCATGCGCGCTTCGCCTCTTTCTTGCCGACTAAAAAAGCGATTTTTGATTACTTAAGTGGAAGTTCGCCCCGCGTTCTTGGACACAACCCCATTGGTGCAATTTCTGTATTTGCACTGATTTTTGTTTTATGCGTTCAAGTGCTGACTGGCTTATTTGTTGATGATGAGGTCTCCTTTCAAGGGCCACTAGCAAAGTATGTGTCTGGTTCGATTTCTTCATTTTTATCGGAGATTCACGAAGGTAATCAAGTGGTGATTTATACCCTGATTGCAATTCATATTGCAGCGATTTGGTATTACAAAAAATTTAAAGGTGAAAATCTGATTAAGCCAATGATTAGTGGCGACAAAGAAATCGACTCAAGTGAAGAGGCTAAGTACTTGCCTACTGACTTGAGTCGGGCCTCCAAGGATGGAATGCTACAGCGCGGTTTCGCTTTATTGGTTTTAAGTGTGATCGCGGTAGTAGTGGGTTATTTGATTACGAAATAA